One Parageobacillus sp. KH3-4 genomic region harbors:
- a CDS encoding FAD-dependent oxidoreductase codes for MYDIAIIGAGPAGASAAIFTAKAGKKTVLIDNDKSMTKRAWIENHYGVAEITGPDLIETGKKQAAKFGAELVAAQATNIEKTENGFRIQTDNGTFEAKHVILATGVAVDLAEKIGVKTKQGTEPRIKTIIDADANGRTNIEGIWAAGTVAGVSVHTIITAGDGAKVAINVISELNGERYVDHDILQTK; via the coding sequence ATGTACGATATCGCCATTATTGGAGCTGGGCCCGCGGGGGCAAGCGCGGCCATTTTTACCGCAAAAGCAGGGAAGAAAACGGTATTAATTGACAACGACAAAAGCATGACTAAACGCGCTTGGATCGAAAACCACTATGGGGTCGCAGAAATCACAGGGCCGGATTTAATTGAAACCGGGAAAAAACAAGCGGCAAAATTCGGAGCTGAGCTTGTTGCCGCCCAAGCCACCAACATCGAAAAAACAGAAAACGGCTTCCGCATTCAAACAGACAACGGCACGTTTGAGGCAAAACACGTTATTTTGGCAACAGGAGTAGCGGTTGATCTTGCCGAAAAAATCGGCGTAAAAACAAAACAAGGGACGGAGCCGCGCATTAAAACGATCATCGATGCGGATGCAAACGGACGCACCAATATCGAAGGAATTTGGGCGGCTGGAACAGTAGCCGGCGTCAGCGTACATACCATTATTACCGCTGGCGACGGAGCGAAAGTAGCCATTAATGTCATTAGCGAACTAAATGGAGAACGTTACGTCGATCATGACATATTACAAACAAAATAA
- a CDS encoding ABC transporter substrate-binding protein — translation MDKELARINVQIEAVKAKTEKMNGKALMVFTTGGKASAYGLGSRFGIIHDVLVIKPVDANIGVSPHGQSISFEYLAGKNPDYLFCDGSRCSSGRKIVAKTND, via the coding sequence TTGGATAAGGAATTAGCGAGAATTAATGTACAAATCGAAGCAGTCAAAGCGAAAACGGAAAAAATGAACGGCAAAGCGCTAATGGTGTTCACGACCGGCGGCAAAGCAAGCGCATATGGCCTAGGGTCCCGCTTTGGGATCATTCATGACGTGCTTGTCATTAAACCGGTTGATGCGAATATCGGCGTATCGCCACATGGTCAAAGCATTTCATTTGAATATCTTGCAGGGAAAAATCCGGATTATTTATTTTGTGATGGATCGCGATGCAGTAGTGGCAGGAAAATCGTCGCCAAAACAAACGATTAA
- a CDS encoding ABC transporter ATP-binding protein, protein MLTLNNLHVYHGHLHVLKGIHLQIGKGEIMAIVGANGAGKSTLLGTIAGIYLPKEGEIIFENEVLPYGKVEQIVKKGICLVPERRQIFDDLSVKDNLLLGAYHRYRHDFRQVMRDYENVLDVFPKLKTMLDRPGGLLSGGEQQMLAIGRGLMAKPTLMMLDEPSLGLAPLVVKEIMKLLEQLRDQFGMTILLIEQNVRAALQIADYACVLDRGEIVIQGKADELLRDERVKNAYLGIQRKTS, encoded by the coding sequence ATGCTGACGTTAAATAATCTTCATGTTTATCATGGACATTTGCATGTGCTAAAAGGAATTCATTTGCAAATCGGTAAAGGGGAAATTATGGCGATTGTGGGGGCAAACGGTGCGGGAAAGAGCACGTTGCTAGGCACTATTGCCGGCATATATCTACCGAAAGAGGGAGAAATTATTTTTGAAAACGAGGTGCTTCCTTATGGTAAAGTAGAACAAATCGTAAAAAAGGGGATTTGCCTTGTTCCGGAGCGTCGGCAAATTTTCGATGATTTGTCTGTAAAAGATAACTTGCTGTTAGGGGCGTATCATCGATATCGGCACGACTTTCGGCAAGTGATGAGGGATTATGAAAATGTGTTGGACGTTTTTCCAAAATTAAAAACGATGCTAGATAGACCTGGGGGATTGCTGAGTGGCGGAGAACAACAGATGCTGGCAATCGGGCGAGGATTGATGGCAAAACCGACGTTAATGATGTTGGATGAACCTTCTTTAGGCCTTGCTCCCCTGGTTGTGAAAGAGATTATGAAACTGCTCGAACAATTACGAGATCAGTTTGGCATGACTATTTTATTAATAGAACAAAACGTACGAGCGGCATTGCAAATTGCAGACTATGCTTGTGTGCTCGATCGCGGCGAAATCGTTATTCAAGGCAAAGCGGATGAGCTGTTGCGCGATGAACGGGTAAAAAATGCTTATCTAGGAATCCAAAGAAAAACCTCATGA